The following proteins come from a genomic window of Candidatus Eremiobacterota bacterium:
- the rpsM gene encoding 30S ribosomal protein S13: MARISGIDLPREKRIEIGLTYIFGIGLPTSKKILAQTGVNPNTRVKELSTEDEQRIREVVETLKVEGDLRREIASNIKRLTDIGCYRGLRHRRGLPVRGQRTKTNARTRKGPKRTVAGKKKTAAKK, encoded by the coding sequence ATGGCTCGTATCTCAGGCATCGATCTCCCGCGCGAGAAGCGGATCGAGATCGGACTCACCTACATCTTCGGGATCGGGTTGCCGACCTCGAAGAAGATTCTCGCGCAGACCGGGGTCAACCCCAACACGCGGGTCAAGGAGCTGTCGACCGAGGACGAGCAGCGGATTCGCGAAGTCGTCGAGACGCTGAAGGTCGAGGGCGACTTGCGGCGGGAGATCGCTTCGAACATCAAGCGGCTGACGGATATCGGGTGCTATCGGGGGCTGCGGCATCGCCGCGGTCTTCCGGTGCGCGGGCAGCGGACGAAGACCAATGCTCGCACGCGGAAGGGGCCGAAGCGCACTGTTGCCGGCAAGAAGAAGACCGCCGCTAAGAAGTAA
- the map gene encoding type I methionyl aminopeptidase — MISIKSAREIEIMRRSGKITSKTLERLMDAARPGITTGALDRLADESIRSMGGVPTFIGYNGYPSAICASVNDEVVHGMPGSRVLHDGDLLSLDIGTTLEGYVSDSAVTVPIGNVSAAAKRLIRVTQECLMLGIAQMQAGNHLGDIGHAVQRHAESHGYGVVRALVGHGIGRKMHEDPQVPNFGEPGQGPLLRKGLCLAIEPMVTEGTWEVATLEDGWTVVTEDGKLAAHFEHTIAITDEGPKILTLRDVAEHPDVARYRPSEEVAA; from the coding sequence GTGATCAGCATCAAGTCGGCGCGCGAGATCGAGATCATGCGGCGCAGCGGCAAGATCACCTCGAAGACGCTCGAGCGTCTGATGGACGCCGCGCGCCCGGGGATCACGACCGGCGCGCTCGACCGTCTCGCCGACGAGTCGATTCGCTCGATGGGCGGCGTGCCGACCTTCATCGGGTACAACGGGTATCCGTCGGCGATCTGCGCTTCCGTCAACGACGAGGTCGTGCACGGGATGCCGGGCTCGCGCGTCTTGCACGACGGCGACCTGCTCTCGCTCGACATCGGGACGACGCTCGAAGGCTACGTCTCGGACTCAGCCGTCACCGTGCCGATCGGAAACGTCAGCGCGGCGGCGAAGCGGCTCATCCGCGTCACCCAGGAGTGTCTGATGCTCGGGATCGCGCAGATGCAGGCGGGCAACCATCTCGGCGACATCGGGCACGCGGTGCAGCGGCACGCCGAATCGCACGGGTACGGTGTCGTGCGTGCCCTGGTCGGTCACGGGATCGGCCGCAAGATGCACGAGGACCCGCAGGTCCCGAACTTCGGCGAGCCCGGCCAGGGGCCGCTCCTTCGCAAGGGCTTGTGTCTGGCGATCGAGCCGATGGTCACCGAAGGGACCTGGGAGGTTGCAACCCTCGAAGACGGCTGGACGGTCGTTACCGAGGATGGTAAACTAGCGGCGCACTTCGAGCACACGATCGCGATCACGGACGAGGGTCCGAAGATCCTGACGTTGCGGGACGTCGCCGAGCACCCGGACGTAGCTCGCTATCGTCCTTCCGAAGAGGTCGCGGCCTAA
- the rpmJ gene encoding 50S ribosomal protein L36 — MKVRPSVKRICEACKIIRREGKVRVICSVNPKHKQVQG; from the coding sequence ATGAAAGTTCGCCCCTCCGTCAAGCGTATTTGCGAAGCCTGTAAGATCATTCGCCGGGAAGGCAAAGTGCGCGTGATCTGCAGCGTCAACCCGAAGCACAAGCAGGTTCAAGGCTGA
- a CDS encoding adenylate kinase produces the protein MNIIFLGPPGAGKGTQAKVLEERFGYRQLSTGDILRRHRAEKTPLGIEAQGYMDRGELVPDDLIIRMVEGELAAQPGEVIFDGFPRTVPQARALDALLKRARKPAVAISFDVDNDVLTERLTGRWTHAPSGRTYHVKHNPPKVAGIDDVTGEPLVQRADDKEETIRTRLAEYDAKTAPLVGYYEHSAATPLHRLDALAPIDTVTQALVSLVRNDRNGRQGAA, from the coding sequence GTGAACATTATTTTTCTCGGGCCGCCCGGCGCCGGGAAAGGCACGCAGGCGAAGGTGCTCGAGGAGCGCTTCGGGTACCGGCAGCTCTCGACCGGCGACATCCTGCGGCGGCATCGCGCGGAGAAGACGCCGCTCGGGATCGAGGCGCAGGGCTACATGGACCGCGGCGAACTGGTCCCCGACGATCTGATCATTCGCATGGTGGAGGGCGAGCTTGCCGCGCAGCCGGGCGAGGTGATCTTCGACGGGTTTCCGCGCACGGTGCCGCAGGCGCGGGCGCTCGACGCGCTGCTGAAGCGGGCGCGCAAGCCGGCCGTCGCGATCTCGTTCGACGTCGACAACGACGTGCTCACGGAACGGCTCACCGGCCGCTGGACGCACGCGCCGTCGGGCCGCACCTACCACGTCAAGCACAACCCGCCGAAGGTCGCCGGGATCGACGACGTCACCGGCGAGCCGCTGGTGCAGCGCGCCGACGACAAGGAAGAGACGATCCGCACGCGGCTGGCCGAGTACGACGCGAAGACCGCGCCGCTGGTCGGCTACTACGAGCACAGCGCCGCTACGCCGCTGCACCGGCTCGACGCGCTCGCGCCGATCGACACGGTGACGCAAGCGCTGGTGAGCCTCGTGCGCAACGACCGCAACGGCAGGCAGGGCGCGGCGTGA
- the secY gene encoding preprotein translocase subunit SecY, translated as MLNTLRNALTVPDIRKRIGFVFLAFAVFVFMIHVQLPNVNQQAWNQLIQSGAFYQFLGFLSGGALQKLSIIAMGITPYINASIIMQLMTVVIPQLEEMAKKGGEEGRKKISRYTRWLTIVLAAVQATSMAIAMNRGGVFYDHSWQFVVYAVIAFVSGTMFLMWLGEQITDKGIGNGISLIIFVGIVLRFPTQVSQTFSLANKGNVNWLGLALWIAIALVTIVSIVFMYQGQRRVPVQQARRVIGRKMYAGRSSYIPLRLNNAGVISIIFAISILLLPQQALSWFGGARGDTHTLAGQISFYVQTYFGPSSFLYNAVYFLLVVIFTFFYSAIVVNTKDIADNLKKSGSFIPGIRPGQPTVDYINKILARITTAAAVYLGLLAVLPSLQRDVGVTSLYIGSTSLLIVVGVALDSITQIEARLAMRDYRGFINR; from the coding sequence GTGCTCAACACGCTGCGTAACGCGCTCACCGTTCCCGACATCCGCAAGCGGATCGGGTTCGTGTTCCTGGCGTTCGCCGTCTTCGTCTTCATGATCCACGTTCAGCTCCCGAACGTGAACCAGCAGGCGTGGAACCAGCTCATCCAGTCGGGCGCGTTCTACCAGTTCCTGGGCTTCCTCTCGGGCGGCGCGCTGCAGAAGCTCTCGATCATCGCGATGGGGATCACCCCGTACATCAACGCGTCGATCATCATGCAGCTGATGACGGTCGTCATCCCGCAGCTCGAGGAGATGGCGAAGAAAGGCGGCGAGGAAGGCCGCAAGAAGATCAGCCGCTACACCCGCTGGCTCACCATCGTGCTGGCCGCCGTGCAGGCGACCTCGATGGCGATCGCGATGAACCGCGGCGGCGTCTTCTACGACCACTCCTGGCAGTTCGTCGTGTACGCGGTGATCGCGTTCGTCTCCGGGACGATGTTCCTGATGTGGCTCGGCGAGCAGATCACCGACAAAGGGATCGGCAACGGAATCTCGCTGATCATCTTCGTCGGGATCGTGCTGCGCTTCCCGACCCAGGTCTCGCAGACGTTCTCGCTGGCGAACAAGGGCAACGTCAACTGGCTCGGCCTGGCGCTGTGGATCGCGATCGCGCTGGTGACGATCGTCTCGATCGTCTTCATGTACCAGGGGCAGCGCCGCGTCCCCGTCCAGCAAGCGCGCCGCGTGATCGGCCGCAAGATGTACGCCGGGCGCTCCAGCTACATCCCGCTGCGCCTGAACAACGCCGGCGTCATCTCGATCATCTTCGCGATCTCGATCCTGCTGCTCCCGCAGCAGGCGCTCTCGTGGTTCGGCGGCGCACGCGGCGACACGCACACCCTCGCCGGGCAGATCTCGTTCTACGTCCAGACCTACTTCGGGCCCAGCTCGTTCCTCTACAACGCGGTCTACTTCTTGCTGGTCGTGATCTTCACGTTCTTCTACTCGGCGATCGTCGTCAACACCAAAGACATCGCCGACAACCTCAAGAAGTCCGGCTCGTTCATCCCCGGCATCCGGCCGGGCCAACCGACGGTCGACTACATCAACAAGATCCTGGCCCGCATCACGACCGCGGCCGCGGTCTACCTCGGGCTGCTGGCGGTGCTGCCCTCGCTGCAGCGCGACGTCGGCGTGACCTCGCTCTACATCGGCTCGACCTCGCTGCTGATCGTCGTCGGCGTCGCGCTCGACTCGATCACCCAGATCGAAGCGCGCCTCGCCATGCGCGACTACCGCGGATTTATTAACAGGTGA